The following proteins are co-located in the Camelina sativa cultivar DH55 chromosome 12, Cs, whole genome shotgun sequence genome:
- the LOC104733834 gene encoding putative syntaxin-131, whose product MDTLAEIQERHDAVRDLEKKLLNLQQVFLDMAVLVDAHGEMLDNIENMVSSVVDHVQSQNNNLAKAVKNQKSSRKWMCIAILILLIIIIITVISVLKPWTQKNGGA is encoded by the exons ATGGATACACTGGCCGAGATTCAGGAACGCCATGACGCTGTTAGAGATTTAGAGAAGAAACTCCTTAACCTGCAACAG GTGTTTCTCGATATGGCCGTGCTGGTGGATGCACATGGAGAGATGTTAGACAACATAGAGAACATG GTCTCGAGCGTTGTGGATCATGTTCAATCCCAGAACAACAACCTAGCAAAGGCAGTAAAAAACCAGAAGAGTTCAAGGAAATGGATGTGCATTGCCATCCTTATTCTTcttatcatcattatcattactGTTATCTCTGTTCTCAAACCATGGACACAGAAAAATGGTGGTGCCTAa
- the LOC104732604 gene encoding probable disease resistance RPP8-like protein 2: MAEGVVSFGVQKLWELLSQESERLQGVDEQVDELRCELGRLQSLLKDANAKKHDSERVRNFLEDIKEIVYDAEDIIEAFLLNEFRGKEKGIKKHVNRLACFLVNHRKFASDIEDITKRISGVIGGMQSLGIQQIIDGCSLSLQDRQREQKEIRQTFSSNSESYLLGVEQSVEELVGHLVQNDNIHVVSISGMGGIGKTTLARQVFHHDVVRRHFDGFAWVCVSQQFTQKLVWQRILQELRPHDGDIKEIDECTLQGKLFQLLETGKYLVVLDDVWKEEDWDRIKAVFSWKRGWKILLTSRNEGVGLHADPTCFTFRPRILTPELSWKLCEKIMFPRRDEIEFRVDEEMEAMGKKMVTYCGGLPLAVKVLGGLLARKHTVPEWKRVYDNIVPQIVGGSSLDNNNLNSVYRVLSLSYEDLPMHLKHCFLYLAQCPEDYEMDVEKLFNYWAAEGILTHYGSTIRDSGEDYLEELVRRNMVIAEVSYLTTRISYCQMHDMMREICLSKAKEENFLQIIKVPISTTTTNAQSPYRSRRLAVHGGNAFHMLGNKSNNKVRSLLLFGISWEDFWKQSTPGFQGLPLLRVLDLSYVEFEGGRLPSSIGELIHLRFLSLVYAKVSHLPSSLRNLKLLLYLNLHVAGKSVHVPNVLKGMHELRFLYLPSSLHDNTNLELGNLVNLERLWCFSTTKLRDLYLRFTGGCASGTLSSSLRELRDLEFLILDDSQETRVTYQWGKFVLDFIQLKDLMLAMHMPRFPDIYRLPPNLAHMWLTACSLEEDPMPILEKLLHLKSVVFRKGAFVGRRMVCSKGGFPKLCALQLSGQKELEEWRVEKGAMACLGTLTIDDCKKLKELPCGFRYITSFKELTISGMKEWTEKLVPGGEDYYKVQHIPSVQFIDSGEE, encoded by the exons ATGGCTGAAGGAGTTGTGTCCTTTGGAGTTCAGAAGCTTTGGGAGCTCCTGAGTCAAGAATCTGAGCGATTGCAGGGAGTTGATGAGCAAGTTGATGAACTAAGATGTGAGTTGGGAAGGTTACAGTCATTGTTGAAAGATGCAAATGCCAAGAAGCATGATAGTGAAAGGGTGAGAAACTTCTTGGAAGATATCAAGGAAATTGTTTATGATGCTGAGGATATAATCGAAGCCTTTCTTCTGAATGAAtttagaggaaaagaaaaaggaataaagAAGCATGTGAATAGACTTGCTTGCTTCTTAGTGAATCACCGGAAATTTGCTTCAGATATCGAAGACATAACTAAGAGAATCTCTGGGGTGATTGGGGGAATGCAAAGTTTAGGGATACAACAGATTATTGATGGTTGTTCATTATCTCTGCAAGACAGACAAAGGGAGCAAAAGGAGATCCGACAAACGTTTTCTAGCAATTCTGAAAGCTATCTTTTGGGAGTGGAGCAGAGTGTTGAAGAATTGGTTGGTCATTTGGTTCAGAATGATAACATTCACGTGGTTTCTATATCTGGGATGGGCGGTATTGGTAAAACCACTCTAGCTAGACAAGTTTTTCATCATGATGTTGTCCGGCGTCATTTTGATGGTTTCGCGTGGGTCTGTGTTTCACAACAGTTTACACAGAAGCTTGTTTGGCAAAGGATCTTGCAAGAACTTCGACCACATGATGGGGATATTAAAGAGATTGACGAATGCACACTACAAGGTAAACTCTTTCAATTGTTGGAAACTGGTAAATATTTGGTTGTCCTCGATGATGtttggaaagaagaagactgGGACCGAATCAAAGCAGTGTTTTCGTGGAAAAGGG GTTGGAAGATACTACTCACTTCTCGTAATGAAGGTGTTGGGTTACATGCTGATCCAACATGTTTTACCTTTAGACCAAGAATCCTTACTCCCGAACTAAGTTGGAAGCTATGTGAGAAGATAATGTTCCCTAGGAGAGACGAGATTG AATTCAGGGTTGATGAAGAAATGGAAGCCATGGGTAAGAAAATGGTCACATATTGTGGAGGACTACCGTTAGCTGTTAAAGTGCTAGGAGGCTTATTAGCTAGAAAACATACAGTTCCCGAGTGGAAAAGAGTATATGACAATATTGTACCTCAGATCGTAGGAGGATCTAGCTTAGACAACAACAATCTCAATTCGGTATACCGGGTATTGTCACTGAGCTATGAGGATTTGCCAATGCATTTAAAGCATTGCTTCCTTTACCTAGCCCAATGCCCTGAAGATTACGAGATGGATGTGGAGAAATTGTTTAATTACTGGGCTGCGGAAGGAATATTAACACACTATGGATCAACCATCCGAGATAGTGGAGAAGACTACCTAGAGGAGCTAGTGAGGAGAAATATGGTTATTGCTGAAGTAAGCTATTTGACTACGAGAATAAGTTATTGTCAAATGCATGACATGATGAGAGAAATATGTTTATCTAAAGCCAAAGAAGAGAATTTCCTACAAATCATTAAAGTCCCTATATCCACCACAACCACCAATGCCCAATCTCCTTATAGATCTCGCAGACTCGCGGTACATGGTGGTAATGCATTTCATATGCTGGGAAATAAAAGCAATAATAAAGTCAGATCTCTTTTACTTTTTGGCATAAGCTGGGAAGACTTTTGGAAACAGTCAACTCCAGGCTTCCAAGGTTTACCATTGCTAAGAGTGTTGGATCTTTCTTACGTCGAGTTTGAAGGAGGGAGGCTACCTTCCAGCATTGGAGAGCTCATCCACTTGAGATTCTTGAGCTTAGTCTACGCTAAGGTATCTCACCTACCTTCTTCTCTGCGGAATCTAAAGCTTCTGCTCTATTTGAACTTACATGTTGCTGGGAAGTCAGTTCATGTGCCAAATGTTTTGAAAGGGATGCACGAATTGAGATTCCTTTACTTACCTAGTTCATTGCATGATAATACAAATTTGGAATTGGGTAATTTAGTGAACTTGGAGAGATTGTGGTGTTTCTCAACGACTAAGCTCAGGGATCTCTATCTACGTTTCACTGGCGGGTGTGCTTCTGGAACTTTGTCGTCATCTCTCCGTGAATTGAGGGACCTTGAGTTTCTTATTTTAGATGATTCGCAAGAAACTCGTGTGACTTATCAATGGGGAAAATTCGTTCTGGACTTTATTCAACTAAAGGATTTAATGTTGGCGATGCATATGCCAAGGTTTCCTGACATATATCGACTGCCTCCCAACCTTGCACACATGTGGCTAACTGCTTGCAGCTTGGAGGAGGATCCAATGCCGATTTTGGAGAAGTTGCTTCATTTGAAATCGGTTGTATTTAGAAAAGGTGCTTTTGTTGGGAGGAGAATGGTGTGCTCAAAAGGGGGATTTCCTAAATTATGTGCTCTACAACTAAGTGGACAAAAGGAGTTGGAAGAGTGGAGAGTAGAAAAAGGGGCGATGGCATGTCTGGGTACTCTAACTATTGATGATTGCAAAAAGTTAAAAGAGCTTCCGTGTGGGTTCAGATACATAACTTCCTTCAAGGAACTGACAATTTCTGGTATGAAGGAGTGGACGGAGAAATTGGTACCAGGTGGAGAAGATTACTACAAAGTCCAACACATTCCTAGTGTTCAATTTATTGACTCTGGTGAAGAATAA
- the LOC104732603 gene encoding auxin response factor 8 isoform X2 produces MKLSSSGLGQQGHEGEKCLNSELWHACAGPLVSLPSSGSRVVYFPQGHSEQVAATTNKEVDGHIPNYPSLPPQLICQLHNVTMHADVETDEVYAQMTLQPLTPEEQKETFVPIELGIPSKQPSNYFCKTLTASDTSTHGGFSVPRRAAEKVFPPLDYTLQPPAQELIARDLHDVEWKFRHIFRGQPKRHLLTTGWSVFVSAKRLVAGDSVIFIRNEKNQLFLGIRRATRPQTIVPSSVLSSDSMHIGLLAAAAHASATNSCFTVFFHPRASPSEFVIQLSKYIKAVFHTRISVGMRFRMLFETEESSVRRYMGTITGISDLDTVRWPNSHWRSVKVGWDESTAGERQPRVSLWEIEPLTTFPMYPSLFPLRLKRPWHAGTSSLPDGRGELGSGLTWLRGGGGEQQGLLPLNYPSVGLFPWMQQRLDLTQMGTDNNQQYQAMLAAGLQNIGGGDPLRQQFVQLQEPHHQYLQQSASHNSDLMLQQQQQQASRHPMHGQPQIMSENIPQQSMRQEVSNHPTGQQLQQPDQNAYLNAFKMQNGHLQQWQHSDMPSPSFMKSDFTDSSNKFATSATPMQQNNASPASGDGSNLLNFSITGQSVLPEQLTTEGWSPKASNTFSEPLSLPQAYPGKSLALEPGNPNLNPQNPSLFGVDPDSGLFLPSTVPRFGSSSGDAEASPMSLTDSGFQNSLYGCMQDTTHELLHGAGQINPSTQTKNFVKVYKSGSVGRSLDISRFSSYHELREELGKMFAIEGLLEDPLRSGWQLVFVDKENDILLLGDDPWESFVNNVWYIKILSPEDVQQMGDQGEGSGGSFPQNPTHL; encoded by the exons ATGAAGCTGTCGTCATCTGGATTGGGTCAACAGGGTCATGAag GAGAGAAATGTCTGAATTCTGAGCTGTGGCATGCTTGTGCTGGACCATTGGTCTCTCTTCCATCATCTGGTAGTCGTGTTGTTTACTTTCCACAGGGTCACAGTGAACag GTAGCTGCTACAACTAATAAGGAAGTTGATGGTCACATACCCAATTACCCAAGCCTACCACCACAATTGATATGCCAGCTCCATAATGTTACAATGCAT GCAGATGTGGAGACGGATGAAGTTTATGCTCAAATGACACTTCAACCATTGACACCG GAGGAGCAGAAGGAAACATTTGTACCAATTGAGTTAGGGATCCCGAGCAAGCAACCTAGCAACTATTTCTGCAAGACTCTCACAGCTAGTGATACCAGTACTCATGGAGGCTTCTCTGTTCCTAGACGTGCTGCTGAGAAAGTTTTTCCTCCACTG GATTACACACTGCAGCCACCAGCTCAAGAACTGATTGCAAGGGATCTCCATGATGTTGAATGGAAGTTTAGGCATATCTTTAGGG GACAGCCCAAACGACATCTCCTAACTACTGGGTGGAGTGTCTTTGTCAGTGCTAAGCGACTAGTAGCTGGGGATTCTGTCATTTTCATCAG GAATGAAAAGAATCAACTCTTTTTGGGAATCCGGCGAGCCACTCGGCCCCAGACTATTGTACCATCATCTGTTTTATCTAGTGATAGCATGCATATTGGACTCCTTGCTGCTGCTGCACATGCTTCTGCTACTAACAGCtgttttactgttttctttCATCCAAG GGCTAGCCCATCTGAGTTTGTGATACAACTTTCCAAGTACATTAAAGCCGTTTTTCACACGCGTATTTCAGTTGGAATGCGCTTTCGCATGCTCTTCGAGACAGAAGAGTCTAGCGTCCGCAG GTACATGGGTACTATAACTGGTATCAGTGATCTGGACACTGTCCGTTGGCCAAACTCTCATTGGCGATCTGTGAAG GTTGGTTGGGATGAATCGACTGCAGGGGAGAGACAGCCAAGGGTTTCGTTATGGGAGATTGAGCCTCTTACTACCTTTCCCATGTACCCATCTCTGTTTCCTCTCAGGCTAAAACGTCCTTGGCATGCTGGCACATCATCATTGCCTG ATGGAAGGGGAGAATTAGGGAGTGGTCTAACATGGCTaagaggaggaggtggagaACAGCAAGGTTTGCTTCCTCTAAATTATCCGTCTGTTGGTTTGTTTCCATGGATGCAACAAAGGCTGGATCTCACTCAAATGGGGACTGATAATAATCAGCAATACCAAGCAATGTTAGCTGCTGGATTGCAGAACATCGGCGGTGGAGATCCTCTAAGACAGCAGTTTGTCCAGCTGCAAGAGCCTCATCACCAGTATCTTCAACAATCAGCTTCCCACAATTCTGATTTGAtgcttcagcagcagcagcaacaagcaTCACGCCATCCAATGCATGGTCAACCCCAGATTATGAGTGAGAATATTCCGCAGCAGAGTATGCGACAAGAAGTTAGTAACCACCCAACTGGACAGCAGCTGCAGCAACCTGACCAAAATGCGTACCTGAATGCATTCAAAATGCAGAATGGTCATCTTCAGCAGTGGCAGCACTCGGATATGCCTTCACCCTCGTTCATGAAGTCAGATTTTACTGACTCAAGCAACAAATTTGCAACATCTGCTACTCCGATGCAACAGAACAATGCTTCTCCTGCTTCTGGTGATGGCAGCAATCTTTTGAATTTCTCAATAACTGGTCAGTCTGTACTGCCTGAACAGTTAACAACAGAGGGTTGGTCTCCAAAAGCATCCAACACTTTCTCTGAGCCGTTGTCACTTCCACAAGCCTATCCTGGGAAAAGTCTTGCTCTAGAACCTGGGAATCCAAACCTAAACCCTCAGAATCCCTCTCTTTTTGGTGTTGATCCCGACTCTGGACTCTTTCTCCCCAGTACAGTTCCCCGCTTTGGTTCCTCATCAGGAGATGCTGAAGCTTCCCCTATGTCACTAACAGATTCAGGGTTTCAGAATTCCTTATATGGCTGCATGCAAGACACAACTCATGAGTTGTTGCATGGAGCTGGACAGATAAATCCGTCTACCCAAACCAAGAACTTTGTAAAG GTTTATAAATCTGGTTCGGTTGGGCGTTCACTAGACATCTCCCGATTCAGCAGCTACCACGAGCTGCGAGAAGAGTTAGGGAAGATGTTTGCTATCGAAGGGTTGTTGGAAGACCCCCTTAGATCAGGCTGGCAGCTTGTATTCGTTGACAAGGAAAATGATATTCTTCTCCTTGGCGATGACCCGTGGGA GTCATTTGTGAATAACGTTTGGTACATAAAGATACTTTCGCCGGAAGATGTGCAGCAAATGGGAGATCAAGGCGAAGGCAGTGGCGGGTCATTCCCGCAAAACCCCACCCATCTCTAG
- the LOC104732603 gene encoding auxin response factor 8 isoform X1, with the protein MHADVETDEVYAQMTLQPLTPEEQKETFVPIELGIPSKQPSNYFCKTLTASDTSTHGGFSVPRRAAEKVFPPLDYTLQPPAQELIARDLHDVEWKFRHIFRGQPKRHLLTTGWSVFVSAKRLVAGDSVIFIRNEKNQLFLGIRRATRPQTIVPSSVLSSDSMHIGLLAAAAHASATNSCFTVFFHPRASPSEFVIQLSKYIKAVFHTRISVGMRFRMLFETEESSVRRYMGTITGISDLDTVRWPNSHWRSVKVGWDESTAGERQPRVSLWEIEPLTTFPMYPSLFPLRLKRPWHAGTSSLPDGRGELGSGLTWLRGGGGEQQGLLPLNYPSVGLFPWMQQRLDLTQMGTDNNQQYQAMLAAGLQNIGGGDPLRQQFVQLQEPHHQYLQQSASHNSDLMLQQQQQQASRHPMHGQPQIMSENIPQQSMRQEVSNHPTGQQLQQPDQNAYLNAFKMQNGHLQQWQHSDMPSPSFMKSDFTDSSNKFATSATPMQQNNASPASGDGSNLLNFSITGQSVLPEQLTTEGWSPKASNTFSEPLSLPQAYPGKSLALEPGNPNLNPQNPSLFGVDPDSGLFLPSTVPRFGSSSGDAEASPMSLTDSGFQNSLYGCMQDTTHELLHGAGQINPSTQTKNFVKVYKSGSVGRSLDISRFSSYHELREELGKMFAIEGLLEDPLRSGWQLVFVDKENDILLLGDDPWESFVNNVWYIKILSPEDVQQMGDQGEGSGGSFPQNPTHL; encoded by the exons ATGCAT GCAGATGTGGAGACGGATGAAGTTTATGCTCAAATGACACTTCAACCATTGACACCG GAGGAGCAGAAGGAAACATTTGTACCAATTGAGTTAGGGATCCCGAGCAAGCAACCTAGCAACTATTTCTGCAAGACTCTCACAGCTAGTGATACCAGTACTCATGGAGGCTTCTCTGTTCCTAGACGTGCTGCTGAGAAAGTTTTTCCTCCACTG GATTACACACTGCAGCCACCAGCTCAAGAACTGATTGCAAGGGATCTCCATGATGTTGAATGGAAGTTTAGGCATATCTTTAGGG GACAGCCCAAACGACATCTCCTAACTACTGGGTGGAGTGTCTTTGTCAGTGCTAAGCGACTAGTAGCTGGGGATTCTGTCATTTTCATCAG GAATGAAAAGAATCAACTCTTTTTGGGAATCCGGCGAGCCACTCGGCCCCAGACTATTGTACCATCATCTGTTTTATCTAGTGATAGCATGCATATTGGACTCCTTGCTGCTGCTGCACATGCTTCTGCTACTAACAGCtgttttactgttttctttCATCCAAG GGCTAGCCCATCTGAGTTTGTGATACAACTTTCCAAGTACATTAAAGCCGTTTTTCACACGCGTATTTCAGTTGGAATGCGCTTTCGCATGCTCTTCGAGACAGAAGAGTCTAGCGTCCGCAG GTACATGGGTACTATAACTGGTATCAGTGATCTGGACACTGTCCGTTGGCCAAACTCTCATTGGCGATCTGTGAAG GTTGGTTGGGATGAATCGACTGCAGGGGAGAGACAGCCAAGGGTTTCGTTATGGGAGATTGAGCCTCTTACTACCTTTCCCATGTACCCATCTCTGTTTCCTCTCAGGCTAAAACGTCCTTGGCATGCTGGCACATCATCATTGCCTG ATGGAAGGGGAGAATTAGGGAGTGGTCTAACATGGCTaagaggaggaggtggagaACAGCAAGGTTTGCTTCCTCTAAATTATCCGTCTGTTGGTTTGTTTCCATGGATGCAACAAAGGCTGGATCTCACTCAAATGGGGACTGATAATAATCAGCAATACCAAGCAATGTTAGCTGCTGGATTGCAGAACATCGGCGGTGGAGATCCTCTAAGACAGCAGTTTGTCCAGCTGCAAGAGCCTCATCACCAGTATCTTCAACAATCAGCTTCCCACAATTCTGATTTGAtgcttcagcagcagcagcaacaagcaTCACGCCATCCAATGCATGGTCAACCCCAGATTATGAGTGAGAATATTCCGCAGCAGAGTATGCGACAAGAAGTTAGTAACCACCCAACTGGACAGCAGCTGCAGCAACCTGACCAAAATGCGTACCTGAATGCATTCAAAATGCAGAATGGTCATCTTCAGCAGTGGCAGCACTCGGATATGCCTTCACCCTCGTTCATGAAGTCAGATTTTACTGACTCAAGCAACAAATTTGCAACATCTGCTACTCCGATGCAACAGAACAATGCTTCTCCTGCTTCTGGTGATGGCAGCAATCTTTTGAATTTCTCAATAACTGGTCAGTCTGTACTGCCTGAACAGTTAACAACAGAGGGTTGGTCTCCAAAAGCATCCAACACTTTCTCTGAGCCGTTGTCACTTCCACAAGCCTATCCTGGGAAAAGTCTTGCTCTAGAACCTGGGAATCCAAACCTAAACCCTCAGAATCCCTCTCTTTTTGGTGTTGATCCCGACTCTGGACTCTTTCTCCCCAGTACAGTTCCCCGCTTTGGTTCCTCATCAGGAGATGCTGAAGCTTCCCCTATGTCACTAACAGATTCAGGGTTTCAGAATTCCTTATATGGCTGCATGCAAGACACAACTCATGAGTTGTTGCATGGAGCTGGACAGATAAATCCGTCTACCCAAACCAAGAACTTTGTAAAG GTTTATAAATCTGGTTCGGTTGGGCGTTCACTAGACATCTCCCGATTCAGCAGCTACCACGAGCTGCGAGAAGAGTTAGGGAAGATGTTTGCTATCGAAGGGTTGTTGGAAGACCCCCTTAGATCAGGCTGGCAGCTTGTATTCGTTGACAAGGAAAATGATATTCTTCTCCTTGGCGATGACCCGTGGGA GTCATTTGTGAATAACGTTTGGTACATAAAGATACTTTCGCCGGAAGATGTGCAGCAAATGGGAGATCAAGGCGAAGGCAGTGGCGGGTCATTCCCGCAAAACCCCACCCATCTCTAG